Proteins encoded by one window of Sediminicoccus rosea:
- a CDS encoding DUF3489 domain-containing protein, whose product MTKLSDSQRVILSAAAQHEMGLARAPKTLPAAARNAVFRSLIKNNLLTEINAPREHVGLGWRQDDDGTWIVARITDEGLRAIGIDPNEGDAVAGERDTAPTVAPHAERAAQDATVAEAAQAAPLTEEIALLDQALAARVATPRANLRDTAAAILAAWDDQAARFGTHDGDLIGALDAPIATLRATLAGKPTRAPRDANTPRKPREGTKQEQVLAMLRRPEGATVAQIAEATGWNSNTVRGFFAGLKKKGHAVEVMERVRQVGPNKEGARGSYTVYRIGG is encoded by the coding sequence ATGACCAAGCTTTCCGACAGCCAGCGCGTGATCCTCAGCGCCGCCGCGCAGCACGAGATGGGCCTGGCCCGCGCGCCGAAGACCCTGCCGGCCGCGGCCCGCAACGCGGTGTTCCGCAGCCTGATCAAGAACAACCTGCTCACCGAGATCAACGCCCCGCGCGAGCATGTCGGGCTGGGCTGGCGGCAGGATGACGACGGCACCTGGATCGTGGCGCGCATCACCGACGAGGGGCTGCGCGCCATCGGCATCGACCCGAATGAGGGCGACGCGGTGGCCGGCGAGCGCGACACGGCGCCGACGGTGGCGCCGCACGCGGAGCGCGCCGCACAGGACGCCACGGTCGCCGAAGCCGCCCAGGCCGCGCCCCTGACGGAGGAGATCGCCCTGCTCGACCAGGCCCTCGCGGCACGCGTCGCCACCCCACGCGCCAACCTGCGCGACACCGCCGCGGCCATCCTCGCGGCCTGGGACGACCAGGCCGCTCGCTTCGGGACGCATGATGGCGACCTGATCGGCGCCCTGGACGCGCCGATCGCGACCCTGCGCGCCACGCTCGCGGGCAAGCCCACCCGCGCCCCGCGGGACGCCAACACGCCGCGCAAGCCACGCGAGGGCACGAAGCAGGAGCAGGTGCTGGCGATGCTCCGTCGCCCCGAGGGTGCCACCGTCGCGCAGATCGCTGAGGCCACGGGGTGGAACAGCAACACGGTCCGCGGCTTCTTCGCCGGGCTGAAGAAGAAGGGCCACGCGGTCGAGGTGATGGAGCGGGTCCGCCAGGTCGGCCCGAACAAGGAAGGCGCCCGCGGATCCTACACGGTCTACCGCATCGGAGGCTGA
- a CDS encoding crossover junction endodeoxyribonuclease RuvC produces the protein MPAAHASGPPIALPPANSLAHHAVLALDLGTTTGWALRRQDGGITSGTMTFRPSRFEGGGMRFLRFRGWLAEIAGLSGGVARIVFEEVRAHAGTDAAHIYGGFLGTLTAWCEEREVPYEGVPVATIKRFATGKGNADKAKMVAAIQARGFAPADDNEADAIALLLWATDPTGGRA, from the coding sequence ATGCCCGCCGCGCATGCAAGCGGCCCGCCCATCGCCCTCCCGCCCGCGAACAGCCTGGCGCACCACGCCGTGCTTGCCCTGGATCTGGGAACCACCACCGGCTGGGCACTGCGTCGCCAGGACGGTGGCATCACCTCGGGCACCATGACATTCCGCCCCAGCCGCTTCGAAGGCGGCGGGATGCGCTTCCTGCGCTTCCGCGGATGGCTGGCCGAGATCGCCGGTCTGTCCGGCGGTGTGGCGCGGATCGTATTCGAGGAAGTGCGCGCCCATGCCGGCACCGACGCGGCTCACATCTACGGCGGCTTCCTCGGCACGCTGACCGCCTGGTGCGAGGAACGCGAGGTCCCCTACGAGGGCGTACCCGTCGCCACGATCAAGCGCTTCGCCACCGGCAAGGGCAATGCCGACAAGGCGAAGATGGTTGCGGCAATCCAGGCCCGCGGCTTCGCGCCGGCCGACGACAACGAGGCGGATGCCATCGCCCTGCTGCTCTGGGCGACCGATCCCACCGGAGGCCGCGCATGA
- a CDS encoding site-specific DNA-methyltransferase gives MPQAPWSASAVEARAVASLLPYAGNARTHSAEQVAQIAASILEFGFVAPVLVDERGEVIAGHGRLQAAKSLGLETVPTITRAGLTEAQKAAYRLADNRIALNAGWDEALLAAEVAKLQEMGGLDLALTGFDAGELDRLLAGMEPVATDPGNGTLASPAVASADAPGNEAPADDPADAEPELSRVAVTRPGDLWLLGDHRLLCGDSTDATTVARVMGDDRAALLFTSPPYGNQRDYTTGGGTDWDALMQGVFQHLDVAMRPDGQVLVNLGLIHRDSEWIPYWSGWLDWMRARGWRRFGLYTWDQGPGLPGDWNGRLAPAFEFVFHFNRQARQANKIVPCKWAGTPNKGSGLRAADGTISEYQHAGLPVQDFRIPDNVLRLTRHKGRGIETEHPAVFPVVLPEFLMRTYTDEGDVGFEPFGGSGTTILAGQRTGRRVCAIELASAYVDLAIARWRMLHPDLPVTLSDDGRDYDAVAAARMEVTADAA, from the coding sequence ATGCCCCAGGCCCCATGGTCTGCGAGCGCCGTCGAGGCGCGCGCGGTCGCCTCGCTGCTGCCCTATGCCGGCAATGCGCGCACGCATTCCGCCGAACAGGTGGCGCAGATCGCGGCCAGCATTCTCGAGTTCGGCTTCGTGGCGCCGGTGCTCGTCGACGAGCGCGGCGAGGTCATCGCCGGCCATGGCCGGCTGCAGGCCGCCAAATCCCTGGGCCTGGAGACTGTTCCCACCATCACTCGCGCCGGCCTGACCGAGGCGCAGAAGGCTGCGTACCGCCTGGCGGACAATCGCATCGCCCTGAACGCCGGGTGGGACGAGGCGCTGCTCGCCGCCGAGGTGGCGAAGCTGCAGGAGATGGGCGGCCTCGATCTGGCGCTCACCGGTTTCGATGCCGGTGAGCTCGATCGGCTGCTGGCCGGCATGGAGCCGGTGGCAACGGACCCTGGCAACGGGACCCTTGCCAGCCCGGCCGTTGCCAGCGCCGACGCCCCTGGCAACGAGGCGCCGGCGGACGATCCCGCGGACGCCGAACCGGAGCTGTCGCGCGTTGCCGTCACCCGCCCGGGCGATCTCTGGCTGCTCGGCGACCATCGCCTGCTCTGCGGCGACAGCACCGACGCCACCACCGTAGCGCGCGTGATGGGCGACGACCGCGCCGCACTGCTGTTCACCTCGCCGCCCTATGGAAACCAGCGCGACTACACCACCGGTGGCGGCACGGATTGGGATGCGCTTATGCAGGGCGTCTTCCAGCATCTCGACGTGGCGATGCGGCCGGACGGCCAGGTGCTGGTGAACCTCGGCCTGATCCACCGCGACAGCGAATGGATCCCGTATTGGTCGGGCTGGCTCGACTGGATGCGCGCCCGCGGTTGGCGCCGCTTCGGCCTCTACACCTGGGACCAGGGCCCCGGCTTGCCCGGGGACTGGAACGGTCGCCTCGCGCCGGCCTTCGAGTTTGTCTTCCACTTCAACCGCCAGGCCCGACAGGCGAATAAGATCGTCCCCTGCAAATGGGCTGGGACGCCGAACAAGGGAAGCGGGCTGCGCGCCGCAGATGGGACCATCTCGGAATACCAGCATGCCGGGCTGCCGGTGCAGGACTTCCGGATCCCGGACAACGTGCTGCGCCTCACCCGCCACAAGGGCCGCGGCATCGAGACGGAGCACCCCGCGGTGTTCCCGGTGGTGCTGCCGGAATTCCTGATGCGCACCTACACCGACGAGGGCGACGTCGGCTTCGAGCCCTTCGGCGGCTCCGGCACCACGATCCTGGCGGGCCAGCGCACCGGGCGCCGTGTGTGCGCCATCGAGCTGGCGTCCGCCTATGTCGACTTGGCGATCGCCCGCTGGCGGATGCTGCACCCCGACCTGCCGGTCACGCTGTCCGATGACGGCCGCGATTACGATGCTGTCGCCGCGGCACGGATGGAGGTCACTGCCGATGCGGCCTGA
- a CDS encoding alpha/beta fold hydrolase has protein sequence MHAVRLGRGRPLLLIHGLGGSWRSWSPILHDLAREREVIAVDLPGFGESPPLQGEVSIDTLARAVTEFLAAEGLTGVDVVGSSMGARLVLELARRRVVGSTVSLNPGGFWQGWERRFFYTSIAVSIRLVRLLQPIMPAITGSAIGRTLLFPQFSPRPWRLSPVVTLEEMRSYAAAPSFDELLRSLAYGPAQEGAAPGSLPGRLVIGWGRQDRVCLPIQAGRAKALFPDARLHWFEGCGHFPHWDKPGETTGLILDSTG, from the coding sequence ATGCACGCCGTCCGGCTTGGCCGGGGAAGGCCCCTGCTGCTGATCCACGGGCTGGGCGGCTCATGGCGATCCTGGAGCCCAATCCTCCATGACCTTGCCCGCGAGCGAGAGGTCATTGCGGTCGATCTCCCCGGATTTGGCGAGAGCCCGCCTTTGCAGGGTGAGGTGTCCATCGACACGCTCGCCCGGGCGGTCACCGAGTTCCTTGCCGCCGAGGGCCTGACTGGGGTCGATGTCGTTGGTAGTTCGATGGGCGCGCGGCTCGTGCTGGAGCTCGCGCGGCGCCGCGTGGTGGGGTCCACCGTTTCGCTCAACCCCGGCGGCTTTTGGCAGGGATGGGAGCGCCGGTTCTTCTACACCTCGATCGCGGTGTCGATACGGCTGGTCCGGCTGCTGCAGCCGATCATGCCGGCCATCACCGGCAGCGCGATTGGCCGGACGCTGCTGTTCCCGCAATTCTCGCCGCGGCCATGGCGCCTCTCGCCAGTGGTGACACTCGAGGAAATGCGCAGCTACGCAGCGGCGCCCTCCTTCGACGAGTTGCTGCGCAGCCTCGCTTATGGACCAGCCCAAGAGGGCGCGGCACCGGGATCCCTTCCTGGCAGGTTGGTGATCGGTTGGGGCCGACAGGACCGTGTGTGCTTGCCGATCCAGGCAGGCCGCGCCAAGGCACTGTTCCCGGATGCCCGACTTCACTGGTTCGAGGGCTGCGGGCACTTCCCGCATTGGGACAAGCCGGGCGAGACGACGGGACTGATCTTGGACAGCACCGGTTAG
- a CDS encoding elements of external origin, with translation MIAAASDALVPSQREVARRLGISHTALQKAAQSGRIAQEPGGGWDVEKVRARLAASSDPARKTAAMVAPVPAPPSPSPSPPPTPPRPAFVAPPLPEPLPTPSAGGSSFHNARTANEMLKAQERKLRLDERRGQLVEKARALMLVHRLAKEERDAILAWPARIAAELAAELGVDAHRLQTLMDARLRQYLAERNDVRVAVA, from the coding sequence ATGATCGCAGCCGCTTCCGATGCGCTGGTCCCCTCGCAGCGCGAGGTGGCGCGCCGGCTCGGCATCTCGCACACCGCGCTGCAGAAGGCCGCCCAGTCCGGCCGCATTGCGCAGGAGCCGGGTGGCGGCTGGGATGTCGAGAAGGTTCGCGCCAGGCTCGCGGCCAGCAGCGATCCGGCGCGCAAGACGGCGGCGATGGTGGCGCCGGTGCCGGCACCGCCTTCGCCTTCGCCTTCGCCACCCCCGACCCCGCCTCGGCCAGCCTTCGTCGCGCCACCCCTGCCAGAGCCGCTGCCAACCCCCTCCGCCGGCGGCAGCAGCTTCCACAATGCGCGCACCGCCAACGAGATGCTCAAGGCGCAGGAGCGTAAGCTCCGGCTCGATGAGCGTCGCGGCCAGCTGGTCGAAAAGGCTCGCGCGCTCATGCTCGTGCACCGGCTGGCCAAGGAGGAGCGCGATGCCATCCTCGCCTGGCCGGCCCGGATCGCCGCTGAACTGGCGGCGGAACTCGGCGTCGATGCCCACCGGCTGCAGACACTGATGGATGCCAGGCTCCGGCAATACCTGGCCGAGCGCAACGACGTCCGCGTGGCGGTCGCATGA
- a CDS encoding phage head-tail joining protein has product MNPTVLAWALAQPAGTRAAVLASAFTGGTTRVTFDGRTVEYRSPDELGRALSVLHAAENTAARRPSVTFASFSREGSR; this is encoded by the coding sequence ATGAACCCGACCGTCCTCGCCTGGGCGTTGGCGCAGCCCGCCGGCACGCGCGCCGCGGTCCTGGCGTCTGCCTTCACCGGCGGCACCACGCGCGTGACCTTCGACGGCCGCACGGTGGAATACCGCTCGCCGGATGAGCTCGGCCGCGCGCTATCGGTGCTCCACGCCGCCGAGAACACTGCGGCCCGCCGCCCCAGCGTGACCTTCGCCAGCTTCTCCCGCGAGGGAAGCAGGTGA
- a CDS encoding phage terminase large subunit family protein, translating to MMTGEQIIGELGNFDGAAEILQAWRDGMAPEPALLVSDWADKHRMLGSRGSAEPGPWRTNRTPYLRDVMDALSPAHPARRVVFMKGAQVGGTECGNNWIGYVIHHAPGPMLAVQPTTELAKRFSDQRIDPLVEETPAIRQRVAPARSRDSGNRQLSKEFPGGQLVMTGANSAVGLRSMSARFLFLDEVDAYPGDVEGEGDPVALAEARARTFGWRRKTLLVSTPTISGLSRIEREYLASDQRRFFLPCPHCAAMQWLRFERLVWDKGEPDTARYLCEACDGAIGEQHKTVMLAGGEWRPTAIPQDPHAIGFHISALYSPVGWFSWSQAVRDWEAAQGDDRAIKTFRNTVLGETWQESGEAPDWQRLYDRREEWDPGTVAAEGLLLTAGVDVQRDRLEASIWAWAQDRQSWLIEHRILVGNPFEAAVWDELRGLLGETWRHASGHRLGLAMTAIDSGDGMTTAEVYSFVRRAGAGRAIAVKGQDGLRAAIGQPSATEVRRNGRKLGGLKVWPVGSSFLKGETYGWLKLERPTAESGDPFPPGFVHLPLHAAGEEFCRQLTAEQFVARAGRNGFRRLEWVKTRERNEALDCRVYARAAAAALGMDGWGDGRWARMADALSLPAGEIPTGGNVAHPSPPQVATDTQRPRGWLAPRSGWLR from the coding sequence ATGATGACCGGCGAACAGATCATCGGCGAGCTCGGCAACTTCGACGGTGCCGCCGAGATCCTGCAGGCGTGGCGCGATGGTATGGCGCCCGAGCCTGCACTGCTGGTCTCGGACTGGGCCGACAAGCACCGCATGCTCGGCTCCCGCGGCAGCGCCGAACCGGGACCATGGCGCACCAACCGCACGCCCTATCTGCGCGACGTCATGGACGCGCTTTCGCCGGCACATCCGGCACGACGCGTGGTCTTCATGAAAGGGGCGCAGGTCGGCGGCACGGAATGCGGCAATAACTGGATCGGCTACGTCATCCACCACGCGCCGGGCCCCATGCTCGCGGTGCAGCCGACCACCGAACTGGCCAAGCGCTTCTCCGATCAGCGCATTGACCCGCTGGTGGAGGAGACGCCGGCCATCCGGCAGCGCGTCGCGCCAGCGCGCTCCAGGGATAGCGGCAATCGCCAGCTATCGAAGGAGTTCCCCGGTGGCCAGTTGGTGATGACCGGCGCCAACAGCGCGGTGGGCCTGCGCTCCATGTCGGCGCGCTTCCTATTCCTGGACGAGGTCGACGCCTACCCCGGCGACGTCGAGGGCGAGGGCGATCCCGTCGCCCTGGCCGAGGCACGGGCGCGGACCTTCGGCTGGCGCCGCAAGACGCTGCTGGTCTCGACGCCCACCATCTCGGGCCTGTCGCGCATCGAGCGCGAGTATCTGGCCAGCGACCAGCGGCGGTTCTTTCTCCCCTGCCCGCACTGCGCCGCGATGCAATGGCTGCGCTTCGAGCGGCTGGTCTGGGACAAGGGTGAGCCCGACACCGCCCGCTATCTCTGTGAAGCCTGCGACGGCGCCATCGGCGAGCAGCATAAGACGGTGATGCTGGCCGGCGGCGAGTGGCGCCCCACCGCCATCCCGCAGGATCCGCATGCGATCGGCTTCCACATCTCGGCGCTCTACTCCCCGGTCGGCTGGTTCTCCTGGTCGCAGGCGGTGCGGGATTGGGAGGCGGCGCAGGGCGACGACCGCGCCATCAAGACATTCCGGAACACAGTCCTCGGCGAAACCTGGCAGGAGAGCGGCGAGGCGCCGGATTGGCAGCGGCTCTATGACCGGCGGGAGGAATGGGACCCCGGCACGGTGGCAGCCGAGGGGCTGCTGCTGACGGCCGGCGTCGACGTGCAGCGCGATCGCCTCGAGGCCAGCATCTGGGCCTGGGCGCAGGATCGCCAGTCCTGGCTGATCGAGCACCGCATCCTGGTGGGCAATCCCTTTGAGGCCGCGGTTTGGGACGAGCTGCGCGGCCTGCTTGGCGAAACCTGGCGCCATGCGTCCGGCCATCGGCTCGGCCTCGCCATGACGGCGATCGACAGCGGCGACGGCATGACCACCGCCGAGGTGTACAGCTTCGTGCGCCGCGCCGGCGCCGGCCGGGCCATTGCCGTGAAAGGCCAGGACGGGCTGCGGGCCGCGATCGGCCAGCCTTCGGCCACCGAGGTGCGGCGGAACGGGCGCAAGCTGGGTGGGCTGAAGGTCTGGCCGGTCGGCTCGTCCTTCTTAAAGGGCGAGACCTATGGTTGGCTGAAGCTGGAACGGCCCACCGCGGAGAGCGGCGATCCGTTCCCGCCCGGCTTTGTCCACCTGCCGCTGCACGCGGCAGGGGAGGAATTCTGCCGGCAGCTCACCGCCGAGCAGTTCGTCGCCCGCGCCGGCCGCAACGGCTTTCGCCGGCTTGAATGGGTCAAGACCAGGGAACGCAACGAGGCGCTGGACTGCCGGGTCTACGCCCGTGCCGCGGCGGCCGCGCTTGGCATGGATGGCTGGGGTGACGGCCGCTGGGCACGGATGGCCGATGCGCTGTCGCTGCCAGCAGGCGAGATTCCCACCGGAGGGAATGTCGCTCATCCATCGCCGCCACAGGTCGCGACTGACACCCAACGCCCGCGTGGCTGGCTCGCGCCGCGTAGCGGCTGGCTTCGCTGA
- a CDS encoding site-specific DNA-methyltransferase: MRPDLQMEMMPVASLAAYAANARMHPTEQVAQLAASIAEFGFNVPVLVDDAGVLIAGHGRVLAAKALGLDAVPAIRLGHLSEAQARAFRLADNQLALNSTWDESLLAAELNELRADEFDLGVIGFDQAVLDRLLADAAGDEAGGAAGDPDAPAPEPPTIPVTRPGDLWQLGPHRLLCGDATSAADVTRVLDGASPHLMITDPPYGVNYDPEWRNEAGVSATMRTGKVANDDRADWRQAWALFPGDVAYVWHAGVHSRTVIESLEASGFVIRSQIVWAKSRFVLGRGDYHWQHEPCLYAVRKGATGHWQGARDQATLWAISNGGDEDAATVHGTQKPVECMRRPIINNSAAGEGIYDPFLGSGTTLIAAETTGRVCHTVDIDPRYVDVAIQRWQNLTGKAAMLAGEDRVFRDVAAARGVQGNAQGVA; encoded by the coding sequence ATGCGGCCTGACCTTCAGATGGAGATGATGCCGGTGGCATCGCTCGCGGCCTACGCCGCCAATGCGCGCATGCACCCCACCGAGCAGGTGGCGCAGCTGGCAGCCTCTATCGCCGAGTTCGGCTTCAACGTGCCGGTGCTGGTGGATGATGCCGGCGTGCTGATCGCGGGCCATGGTCGCGTCCTGGCGGCCAAGGCCCTCGGGCTCGACGCGGTGCCCGCCATCCGGCTCGGCCATCTGAGCGAGGCGCAGGCGCGGGCCTTCCGGCTGGCAGACAACCAACTGGCGCTGAACTCGACCTGGGATGAGAGCCTGCTCGCCGCGGAACTGAATGAGCTGCGCGCCGACGAATTCGACCTCGGTGTCATCGGCTTTGACCAGGCTGTGCTGGATCGACTGCTGGCGGACGCCGCCGGCGACGAGGCGGGGGGCGCCGCCGGTGATCCCGATGCGCCGGCGCCCGAGCCACCAACCATCCCCGTCACACGCCCCGGTGATCTCTGGCAGCTGGGGCCGCATCGGCTGCTGTGCGGCGATGCCACCTCCGCCGCCGATGTCACGCGCGTACTGGACGGTGCGTCACCGCATCTGATGATCACCGACCCGCCCTATGGCGTGAACTATGATCCGGAGTGGCGGAACGAGGCCGGGGTGTCGGCCACCATGCGCACCGGCAAGGTGGCAAATGACGATCGCGCCGACTGGCGCCAGGCCTGGGCGCTGTTCCCCGGTGATGTCGCTTATGTCTGGCACGCTGGCGTGCACAGCCGCACGGTGATCGAGAGCCTCGAAGCTTCCGGCTTCGTGATCCGCAGCCAGATCGTCTGGGCGAAGTCGCGATTCGTTCTGGGGCGCGGCGATTATCATTGGCAGCACGAGCCCTGCCTCTATGCGGTCCGCAAGGGCGCGACCGGCCACTGGCAGGGCGCGCGGGACCAGGCGACCCTATGGGCCATCTCGAATGGTGGTGACGAGGACGCCGCCACGGTGCACGGCACGCAGAAGCCGGTGGAGTGCATGCGCCGGCCGATCATCAACAACAGCGCCGCCGGCGAGGGGATCTACGATCCCTTCCTCGGCAGCGGCACCACGCTGATCGCCGCCGAGACGACGGGGCGGGTCTGCCACACGGTGGATATCGATCCCCGCTATGTCGATGTGGCGATCCAACGTTGGCAGAACCTCACAGGCAAGGCGGCGATGCTCGCGGGTGAGGATCGGGTATTCCGGGATGTGGCCGCAGCGCGTGGGGTGCAGGGGAACGCGCAGGGCGTCGCCTGA
- a CDS encoding phage portal protein produces MGRLRDAWHALRGYAAAQDSRASSWAASGGSATAEVGAAAPTVARRARDAVRNDPYAARIVDLWTGNAVGAGITTRWPDKPHAEAWRRWSDSTACDAEGRLDLYGLQALVMRAVVESGECFVRLLPAEITPANPIGLRLQVLESDHLDAARQGVIEGVPTLQGIGLGEAGEPVGYWLHRVHPGASWVLPGGATWLSSQRVPARDVLHIYRKRRPGQLRDVSWLAPVLTRLRDLGDYEAALLMKAKIEACLAAVVSEDGDDAMTGPASGLLRDAQGRTVESFEPGMILYRRGMGSVEVVNPSGGGSHAAFARRALEASAVGTGLTYDQVAGDLTQANYSSLRAGKIEFRRLCEQVQYGMLIPMLVRPIADRFHAQGALLGLWRAEVPDGLSHVPPAHEMIDPLKDTTALIAQVRAGFVPQPEAVGAFGYDFRQVVEMIREANALLDEAGLSLDSDPRRVAKSGAAQDAAQLAAIEIAATGAASPRADAPADAGAAPNPGAPS; encoded by the coding sequence ATGGGCCGCCTTCGCGATGCCTGGCACGCGCTGCGCGGCTATGCCGCGGCGCAGGACAGCCGCGCCTCGAGCTGGGCCGCGTCCGGCGGCAGTGCCACGGCCGAGGTTGGCGCCGCCGCGCCCACGGTGGCGCGGCGCGCCCGCGATGCTGTCCGCAACGACCCATACGCCGCCCGCATCGTCGATCTCTGGACCGGCAACGCGGTGGGCGCAGGCATCACTACCCGCTGGCCCGACAAGCCCCATGCCGAGGCTTGGCGCCGCTGGTCCGACAGCACTGCTTGCGACGCCGAGGGCCGGCTCGATCTCTATGGCCTGCAGGCGCTGGTCATGCGGGCGGTGGTGGAGAGCGGGGAATGCTTCGTCCGCCTCCTGCCGGCTGAGATCACGCCGGCGAACCCGATCGGCCTGCGCCTGCAGGTGCTGGAGAGCGACCACCTCGACGCGGCACGCCAGGGCGTCATCGAGGGCGTCCCCACGCTGCAGGGCATCGGCCTCGGCGAGGCCGGTGAGCCGGTTGGCTACTGGCTGCACCGCGTGCATCCCGGTGCCTCCTGGGTGCTGCCGGGCGGCGCCACCTGGTTGAGCAGCCAGCGCGTACCTGCCCGCGACGTGCTGCACATCTACCGCAAGCGCCGCCCCGGCCAGTTGCGCGACGTGTCCTGGCTGGCGCCGGTGCTGACGCGCCTGCGGGATCTCGGCGACTACGAGGCTGCGCTCCTTATGAAGGCCAAGATCGAGGCCTGCCTCGCCGCGGTGGTCTCGGAGGATGGCGACGATGCCATGACCGGCCCGGCATCCGGCCTGCTGCGCGACGCCCAGGGCCGCACGGTGGAGAGCTTCGAGCCGGGGATGATCCTGTATCGCCGCGGCATGGGATCCGTGGAGGTGGTGAACCCTTCGGGTGGCGGCAGCCATGCCGCCTTCGCGCGCCGGGCGCTCGAGGCGTCGGCGGTCGGCACCGGCCTCACCTATGACCAGGTGGCCGGCGACCTCACCCAGGCCAACTACTCGTCCCTCCGCGCCGGAAAGATCGAGTTCCGTCGCCTCTGCGAGCAGGTCCAGTACGGCATGCTGATCCCGATGCTGGTGCGGCCCATCGCCGACCGCTTCCATGCGCAGGGTGCACTGCTCGGGCTGTGGCGTGCGGAGGTGCCGGACGGCCTGTCCCACGTCCCGCCCGCCCACGAGATGATCGACCCGCTCAAGGACACCACGGCGCTGATCGCCCAGGTCCGCGCCGGCTTCGTGCCGCAGCCTGAGGCGGTCGGTGCCTTCGGCTACGACTTCCGCCAGGTGGTCGAGATGATCCGCGAGGCCAATGCCCTGCTCGACGAGGCCGGGCTCTCCCTCGACAGCGATCCTCGCCGCGTCGCCAAGTCCGGCGCGGCCCAGGACGCCGCCCAGCTGGCCGCCATCGAAATCGCCGCCACCGGTGCCGCCAGCCCGCGCGCTGATGCGCCGGCCGATGCGGGCGCCGCCCCCAATCCAGGAGCACCCTCATGA